A single genomic interval of Numenius arquata chromosome 14, bNumArq3.hap1.1, whole genome shotgun sequence harbors:
- the LITAF gene encoding lipopolysaccharide-induced tumor necrosis factor-alpha factor has translation MSAPSGAPVPSAPPSYEETIGINVSYPHPYPVPEHGQKPDGKGMNPPPYMGQPAAVNNPVTVQTVYVQQPVVFYDRPVQMCCPSCNQMIVTRLSYDSGALTWLSCGGLCLLGCIAGCCLIPFCIDALKDVDHSCPKCGALIGSYKRL, from the exons ATGTCTGCTCCGAGTGGTGCCCCTGTCCCATCTGCACCACCTTCTTATGAGGAAACAATAGGAATCAATGTGAGCTATCCTCACCCCTATCCTGTCCCAGAACATGGCCAGAAACCAGATGGGAAGGGAATGAACCCTCCCCCATACATGGGACAGCCTGCAGCAGTGAATAACCCCG TTACAGTTCAGACAGTGTATGTGCAGCAACCAGTAGTATTTTATGACCGCCCAGTTCAGATGTGCTGCCCCTCCTGTAACCAGATGATAGTGACACGTCTCTCGTATGACTCCGGAGCTTTGACTTGGCTGTCATGTGGTGGCCTCTGCCTGCTGGG gtGTATAGCCGGCTGCTGCTTAATTCCCTTCTGCATTGATGCCCTAAAGGATGTGGATCACAGCTGTCCAAAATGTGGAGCTCTTATTGGTTCTTACAAACGCTTATAG